DNA from Stutzerimonas decontaminans:
CGTACCAGCCCGGCGCACAAGTTGCGCCTGGTTCAGCGGCTGCAGGCATGTGGCGCACGCGTCGCGATGACCGGAGATGGGGTCAACGACGCGCCAGCACTCAAACGGGCCGACATCGGCGTGGCCATGGGCATCAAGGGTACCGAGGTGGCCAAGGAAGCCGCGCAGATGGTCCTTGCGGACGACAACTTCGCCACCATCGCCAATGCCGTGGAAGAAGGCCGCACGGTCTACGACAACCTGAAGAAATCCATCCTGTTCATCCTGCCCACCAACGGTGGCGAGGCAATGGTGTTGCTGGTTGCCATCGCGCTGGGGCTGACCCTGCCGATCACCCCGCTGCAGATTCTCTGGGTCAACATGATCACGGCGGTCACCCTGGCGCTGGCGCTCGCCTTCGAGCCCGGCGAAGCCGACGTCATGCGCCGACCGCCACGCGACCCGGACACCGCACTATTGAGCACGCAACTCATGTGGCGCGTGCTGCTGGTTGCGATCCTGATGACCGCAGCCTGCATCGGCGTGTTCGTCTATGCACAGCAGCTGGGTTGGAGCATGGAAGCCAGTCGCACCCTGGCGGTGAACACGCTGGTCGCCTGCGAGATTGCCTACCTGTTCAGCAGCCGGCAGATCAATGCCCCGGCCCGTTTCGGCTGGCGCGACAACCCAATGGTCTGGGGCATGATCGTCCTGCTGGCGCTACTGCAACTCGCCTTCACCCACTGGGCGCCGTTGCAGCGCCTGTTCGCCACCCAATCGCTGGATCCGCTCGGCTGGGGCATCTGCCTGCTGGCCGGGGCCGCATTGCTGGCTGTGGTCGAGACGGAGAAATGGCTGCGGCGACGGGCCGGTTGGCCGCTCTGACAGCACCGTAGCAAAGGGACCAGCCCCCGTCAGGCGGTGGGCTGGTCGATAGGTGGCGTCGGTTAACGTCCGGCGCGCGACTCGCGGAGATAGAAACGCGCCTTCTGCGCCTTCTGTGTACAGCCGCGGAACGCCTCGAACTGCTGCTGCGTCTTGGCCCCGGTCAGCAAAGCCAGAGCCTTGGAATAACTAACGGTTCCGGCAAAGCCTTCGGCTTCTGCCAGGCTTTGCTCCTTCCACGCTGCCTCAAGTTCCGCCGCGCAGCTGTCGCGGTATGCCGTCTTGCCGGCGCAACCGGCCAGCAGCAGAACTAGAAGAGGCAAAGATAGCCAGGTTTTCATCGCATCGTCCCTCGAGTGCCATTCAGGAATTAAAGCCGTTATTTCGCCTTACGGTGCCGCAAATATTCGACCACCGACTGCTGGTCTCCAGCGAATTCGATACGGTCAGCCTTGTTCTCGCGCTGGTAGGCGTACATCGGGTCGTAATATTCGCCGAGCAACGCCTCGATCCAGGCTCGATGCAGGTCGACCAAGCCGCTGCGCGCCTGCTCCGCAAGGGCCTGATCCATCAGCAATGCCAGGCGCTGGTAACGCTCGCCGCCGAGTCGCTTGTTGATATTGACCAGACTTTGCTGCAGACGCTCAGCGAAAGCCGCGAAACCGCTCTCACCCTGCTCGGCAATGAACTCGGCGCAAAGGTCGATCACGTAATCCTTGAGGATCCGCTCGACCCGCCCCTCGAGGCTGTCCTCCAGCCAGACCAGGGCAAACGCCTGCATGCCGTTGAACAGCGGCAGTGGAATCGAGCAGCGGCCCACCAGGCGCGCCTCGTCCTCGACGACAAACGTCTCGATGCCGGCCGCACGCATCTTCAGCAGGCGGATCGCTAGGGCATTCTCGAAGTCGATCTGCGCCGGCTGCGGCGTGGCGCGCTTGCCGAAACTGGAACCGCGATGATTGGCCAGGCCTTCCAGGTCGAGGCTGTTTTCCAACTGCGCCAGGACCTCGGTCTTGCCGGTACCGGTCATGCCACCTACCAGCACGAAGTCGCATTGTTCGACCGTCTGGTCGATGGTGTCGAGCAGGAAATGGCGCATCGCCTTGTAGCCGCCGGCGACACGCGGATATTCGACACCCATTTCGTCCTTCAGCCACTGCTGGACGATCTGCGAACGCAGCC
Protein-coding regions in this window:
- the mnmH gene encoding tRNA 2-selenouridine(34) synthase MnmH codes for the protein MRSDTEDFRQLFLNDIPMMDARAPVEFAKGAFPGVVNLPLMNDIERQKVGTCYKQHGQKAAIELGQQLVSGKVKAERLQAWADFARAHPNGYLYCFRGGLRSQIVQQWLKDEMGVEYPRVAGGYKAMRHFLLDTIDQTVEQCDFVLVGGMTGTGKTEVLAQLENSLDLEGLANHRGSSFGKRATPQPAQIDFENALAIRLLKMRAAGIETFVVEDEARLVGRCSIPLPLFNGMQAFALVWLEDSLEGRVERILKDYVIDLCAEFIAEQGESGFAAFAERLQQSLVNINKRLGGERYQRLALLMDQALAEQARSGLVDLHRAWIEALLGEYYDPMYAYQRENKADRIEFAGDQQSVVEYLRHRKAK